In the genome of Acidimicrobiia bacterium, one region contains:
- a CDS encoding DoxX family protein, which translates to MPDLALLILRLALGLVLLAHGVKHLRNRQKTIAWTAAIGFESPNIQWFFMAFAEIGVGLSLAFGLLTSLGAAGLVSLMAVAFWTVHRHAGFWITARPDEGWEYVFVLAAAAVAIALLGPGEWSIDHALEIADDLDGEVGLAIVGAGVGAAAAQLLAFFRPGRLSR; encoded by the coding sequence ATGCCCGACCTGGCCCTTCTCATCCTGCGCCTGGCCCTCGGCCTGGTGCTGCTCGCCCACGGGGTGAAGCACCTTCGCAACCGCCAGAAGACGATCGCCTGGACGGCAGCGATCGGGTTCGAGAGCCCGAACATCCAATGGTTCTTCATGGCGTTCGCCGAGATCGGCGTCGGACTGTCGCTGGCCTTCGGGCTGCTCACCTCCCTCGGTGCCGCCGGCCTGGTGTCGCTGATGGCGGTCGCCTTCTGGACGGTCCACCGTCACGCCGGATTCTGGATCACCGCTCGGCCAGATGAGGGATGGGAGTACGTGTTCGTGCTCGCCGCGGCGGCGGTCGCCATCGCCCTCCTCGGACCGGGCGAGTGGTCGATCGACCACGCCCTGGAGATCGCCGACGACCTCGACGGCGAAGTCGGGCTCGCCATCGTCGGGGCGGGGGTGGGGGCCGCAGCCGCCCAACTGCTCGCCTTCTTCCGGCCCGGTCGCCTCAGTCGCTGA
- the merA gene encoding mercury(II) reductase codes for MNERIELQVEGMHCDGCETTVGDALGRAGLGDVAVDWRRGTATGIPTAAFEMSTATREVSAVGYGLVIAPTPDPAPDATGAGYDLVIIGSGSASFAAAIKARDLGATVAIVESSEIGGTCVNVGCVPSKAMLRAAEAYWKAGHGPFAGAETMAGGVDLRAMVAQKDALVAKMRTDKYQDLLPHHGIDLIRGTAAFVDGDTIAVDGHLVKGFRFLIATGAAPWIPPIEGLDTVDHLTSTTALELDEVPASLIVVGANAIGLELGQLFTHLGSRVTFVEALDRVAPFEEPEISEVIARRLEAQGATVHIGARIVAAGRAGSRSWLDLSSPKGPVRLEADRILMATGRRARTAGLGLEAAGVETDQRGQVVVDADLRTTNERIYAAGDVTDLPQFVYVAALAGNVAAENALRGTTRKIDLTTMPRVTFTSPQVASVGLTEAQAREGGKRVITSILPMSVVPRAIVDGDTEGLVKLVADEASGHLLGAHVIANDAGDVIQAAVMALRYRATIDEIATTFHPYLTIAEALKLAAQGFGKDVATLSCCAA; via the coding sequence ATGAACGAGCGGATCGAGCTCCAGGTAGAGGGGATGCACTGTGACGGGTGCGAGACCACCGTGGGCGACGCCCTCGGCCGGGCCGGCCTCGGCGACGTCGCCGTCGACTGGCGGCGGGGAACCGCCACCGGCATCCCCACCGCCGCCTTCGAGATGTCGACCGCCACCAGGGAGGTGAGCGCCGTCGGGTACGGCCTGGTCATCGCCCCGACGCCCGACCCCGCCCCGGACGCCACCGGCGCCGGCTACGACCTGGTGATCATCGGCTCCGGGTCGGCCTCCTTCGCCGCCGCCATCAAGGCACGCGACCTGGGAGCCACCGTGGCGATCGTCGAGAGCAGCGAGATCGGCGGCACCTGCGTCAACGTGGGATGCGTCCCCTCGAAGGCGATGCTGCGCGCCGCCGAGGCCTACTGGAAGGCCGGGCACGGGCCGTTCGCCGGGGCCGAGACCATGGCAGGGGGCGTCGACCTCCGGGCCATGGTGGCGCAGAAGGACGCCCTGGTGGCGAAGATGCGAACCGACAAGTACCAGGACCTGCTCCCCCATCACGGGATCGACCTGATCCGCGGGACCGCCGCCTTCGTCGACGGCGACACCATCGCCGTGGACGGGCACCTGGTGAAGGGGTTCCGCTTCCTGATCGCCACCGGCGCCGCACCGTGGATTCCACCCATCGAGGGGCTCGACACCGTCGACCACCTCACCTCCACCACGGCCCTGGAGCTCGACGAGGTCCCGGCCAGCCTGATCGTGGTCGGCGCCAACGCCATCGGGCTCGAACTGGGCCAGCTGTTCACCCACCTCGGGTCGCGGGTCACCTTCGTCGAGGCCCTCGACCGGGTGGCCCCCTTCGAGGAGCCGGAGATCTCCGAGGTGATCGCCCGGCGGCTCGAGGCGCAGGGCGCCACCGTCCACATCGGCGCCCGGATCGTCGCCGCCGGAAGGGCTGGGTCGCGGTCGTGGCTGGACCTGTCTTCGCCGAAGGGCCCGGTCCGCCTGGAGGCCGACCGTATCCTGATGGCCACCGGGCGCCGGGCCCGCACCGCCGGGCTCGGGCTCGAGGCCGCCGGGGTGGAGACCGACCAGCGGGGCCAGGTGGTGGTCGACGCCGACCTGCGCACCACCAACGAACGGATCTACGCCGCAGGTGACGTCACCGACCTCCCCCAGTTCGTCTACGTGGCCGCCCTGGCGGGGAACGTCGCCGCCGAGAACGCCCTGCGGGGCACCACCCGCAAGATCGACCTCACCACCATGCCCCGGGTCACCTTCACCTCCCCGCAGGTCGCATCGGTGGGGCTCACCGAGGCCCAGGCCCGGGAGGGGGGGAAGCGGGTGATCACCTCGATCCTGCCGATGTCGGTGGTGCCGCGGGCGATCGTCGACGGGGACACCGAAGGCCTGGTGAAGCTGGTCGCCGACGAGGCGTCGGGCCACCTGCTCGGTGCCCACGTGATCGCAAACGACGCCGGCGATGTCATCCAGGCGGCGGTGATGGCGCTCAGGTACCGGGCGACGATCGACGAGATCGCCACCACCTTCCACCCCTACCTCACCATTGCCGAGGCCCTCAAGCTCGCCGCCCAGGGGTTCGGCAAGGACGTCGCCACCCTCTCCTGCTGCGCCGCCTGA
- a CDS encoding MerR family transcriptional regulator, with the protein MKIGEAAAAAGLEPSAIRFYEKQGVLPRPARTEAGYRRYDADDVALLRLVRGARRLGVPLDDVKEIVALRVRGEAPCAVVRHAMAREAEMIDTRIGELQALRQELLRLQEQADRLADDWPSGSCVCHIVEGENPPVTKRKAPR; encoded by the coding sequence GTGAAGATCGGTGAAGCCGCCGCTGCGGCCGGCCTGGAGCCATCCGCCATCCGCTTCTACGAGAAGCAGGGAGTCCTGCCGCGGCCTGCGCGCACCGAAGCGGGGTACCGCCGGTACGACGCCGACGACGTCGCCCTCCTCCGCCTGGTGCGGGGGGCACGGCGGCTGGGCGTCCCCCTCGACGACGTCAAGGAGATCGTCGCCCTTCGGGTCCGGGGCGAGGCGCCATGCGCCGTCGTGCGCCATGCGATGGCCCGGGAGGCGGAGATGATCGACACCCGCATCGGCGAGCTCCAGGCGCTGCGCCAGGAGCTGCTCCGGCTGCAGGAGCAAGCCGACCGCCTCGCCGACGACTGGCCCTCCGGCTCCTGCGTGTGCCACATCGTCGAAGGCGAGAACCCACCGGTCACGAAACGGAAGGCGCCGAGATGA